One genomic window of Moorella glycerini includes the following:
- the rpoD gene encoding RNA polymerase sigma factor RpoD, with the protein MKEEQQKQIVKELIEKGKSQGSLTYREIMDALQGIELSPEQIDDIYERLNHMGIEVVPEPVELEALEKEEGEAVDSDLDLSIPDNVAIDDPVRMYLKEIGRVPLLTPEEEIELAKRMEQGDEEAKRRLAEANLRLVVSIAKRYVGRGMLFLDLIQEGNLGLIKAVEKFDYRKGYKFSTYATWWIRQAITRAIADQARTIRIPVHMVETINKLIRVQRQLLQELGRDPTPEEIAREMDVPVERVREIMKIAQEPVSLETPIGEEEDSHLGDFIEDEDAQAPADAASFMLLREQLEEVLDSLTPREKRVLRLRFGLDDGRARTLEEVGQEFGVTRERIRQIEAKALRKLRHPSRSKKLKDYLE; encoded by the coding sequence GTGAAAGAAGAACAGCAAAAGCAAATAGTCAAGGAGCTGATTGAAAAGGGCAAGAGCCAGGGCTCCTTAACTTATCGCGAGATTATGGATGCCCTTCAGGGAATCGAACTCTCCCCCGAACAGATTGACGATATCTACGAGCGGCTCAACCACATGGGGATTGAGGTAGTGCCCGAACCGGTGGAACTGGAAGCCCTGGAAAAGGAAGAGGGCGAAGCCGTCGACAGCGACCTCGATCTTTCGATTCCTGACAACGTGGCCATCGACGACCCGGTGCGCATGTACCTGAAAGAAATCGGCCGGGTGCCCTTGCTGACCCCGGAAGAAGAAATCGAGCTGGCCAAGAGGATGGAACAGGGCGATGAAGAGGCCAAACGCCGCCTGGCCGAAGCAAATTTACGCCTCGTGGTCAGCATCGCCAAGCGCTATGTCGGCCGGGGCATGTTGTTTCTGGACTTGATCCAGGAAGGCAACCTGGGCTTAATCAAGGCGGTAGAGAAATTCGATTACCGTAAAGGCTACAAGTTCAGCACCTATGCCACCTGGTGGATCCGCCAGGCCATTACCAGGGCCATTGCCGACCAGGCGCGGACCATCAGGATCCCGGTGCACATGGTGGAGACCATTAATAAATTAATCCGGGTGCAGCGCCAGCTGCTCCAGGAACTGGGCCGGGATCCGACGCCCGAAGAGATCGCCAGGGAAATGGATGTCCCCGTGGAGCGGGTAAGGGAGATCATGAAGATCGCCCAGGAACCGGTATCCCTGGAGACGCCCATCGGGGAAGAAGAAGACAGCCACCTGGGGGATTTCATCGAAGACGAAGACGCCCAGGCGCCGGCCGATGCTGCTTCCTTTATGCTCCTCCGGGAGCAGCTGGAAGAAGTCCTGGATTCCCTGACACCCAGGGAAAAGCGGGTTTTGCGCCTGCGCTTCGGCCTGGACGACGGGCGGGCGCGCACCCTGGAAGAAGTGGGCCAGGAGTTTGGCGTCACCAGGGAACGCATCCGCCAGATTGAGGCCAAGGCCCTGCGCAAGCTCCGCCACCCCAGCCGCAGCAAGAAGCTGAAGGACTACCTGGAGTAA
- a CDS encoding tRNA (adenine(22)-N(1))-methyltransferase, which produces MPARLRAVAGMVPPGSRVADIGTDHAYLPLYLAGSDRCPLVIAVEAAPGPYQRALAAVAAAGLKGRVEVRLGDGLAPLQPGEVDTVTMAGLGALTQQRILAARPGVRQGLKRLVLQPQGEAGPLRRYLAATGWYLYNEELVYESGRYYIILAACQGASPSYSDLEWRIGPLLLQRRHPLLRDYLLHKMETLTAAVQQLAAGRGMRARERREDLSRQLAEIREVLAWLPNAAKL; this is translated from the coding sequence TTGCCGGCCCGCCTGCGGGCCGTAGCCGGCATGGTGCCGCCGGGCAGCCGTGTTGCCGATATCGGCACCGACCACGCCTATCTCCCCCTGTACCTGGCCGGCAGCGACCGCTGCCCGCTGGTGATTGCTGTGGAAGCGGCGCCGGGTCCTTACCAGCGCGCCCTGGCCGCGGTAGCGGCTGCCGGTCTTAAGGGGCGGGTGGAAGTGCGCCTGGGGGACGGCCTCGCGCCCCTGCAGCCGGGGGAAGTAGACACGGTAACCATGGCCGGCCTGGGCGCCCTGACCCAGCAGAGGATCCTTGCCGCCCGGCCGGGAGTGCGGCAGGGGTTAAAGCGCCTGGTCCTCCAGCCCCAGGGGGAGGCCGGGCCGTTGCGCCGGTATCTCGCCGCCACTGGCTGGTACTTATATAACGAAGAACTTGTTTACGAGTCCGGCCGCTATTATATCATCCTGGCCGCCTGCCAGGGCGCAAGCCCATCCTACAGCGACCTGGAGTGGAGGATAGGGCCCCTCCTGCTGCAGCGCCGCCATCCCCTGCTGCGGGATTATCTCTTGCATAAGATGGAAACACTAACAGCAGCCGTCCAGCAGCTGGCTGCCGGCCGGGGGATGCGGGCCCGGGAGCGGCGGGAGGATTTAAGCCGGCAGCTGGCAGAGATAAGGGAGGTACTGGCATGGCTGCCAAATGCAGCGAAATTATAG
- a CDS encoding Nif3-like dinuclear metal center hexameric protein: protein MAAKCSEIIAVMEALAPPELAAEWDNAGLMLGSPEVEVRRVLVCLDVTMAVAAEAAARGANLIISHHPLFFRPIKSLRFDEARGELVRRLIQDNIMVYSAHTNLDSAALGVSYHLAVKLELEDIQVLLPTRREKYCKLVTFVPEDHEKFVREALTRAGAGWIGNYSDCTFRVAGTGTFRPLAGTRPYIGQEGKVTEVKEYRLETIIPTGRLKEVLQALLQAHPYEEVAYDLYPLANEGPARGIGRLGVLPQAVSLEEFARQVKERLGAARVNVVGDRERKVKKVAACGGAGSDVMTTARAAGADVLVTGDLKFHEAQAAAGIDLAVIDAGHFATERIIVPALVTYLQEQLQEREVMVLASQKEQEPWYVL from the coding sequence ATGGCTGCCAAATGCAGCGAAATTATAGCCGTTATGGAAGCCCTGGCCCCGCCGGAACTGGCGGCGGAATGGGATAACGCCGGCCTGATGCTGGGCTCGCCGGAGGTGGAAGTCCGCCGGGTCCTGGTCTGCCTGGACGTCACCATGGCGGTAGCCGCCGAAGCTGCCGCCCGGGGGGCCAATCTCATTATCAGCCATCACCCCCTCTTTTTCCGCCCCATCAAATCCTTACGCTTTGACGAAGCCCGGGGCGAGCTGGTCCGGCGTCTCATCCAGGACAACATCATGGTCTACTCGGCCCACACCAATTTAGACAGCGCCGCCCTCGGCGTCAGCTACCACCTGGCGGTAAAGCTGGAACTGGAAGATATCCAGGTTCTCCTGCCCACCCGCCGGGAGAAGTATTGTAAGCTGGTAACCTTTGTGCCGGAGGACCATGAAAAGTTCGTGCGGGAAGCCCTTACCCGCGCCGGGGCCGGCTGGATCGGCAATTATTCTGACTGTACTTTCCGGGTGGCCGGCACCGGCACCTTTCGGCCCCTGGCCGGCACCCGGCCCTATATAGGCCAGGAAGGAAAGGTCACGGAGGTCAAAGAATACCGGCTGGAAACCATTATCCCCACCGGCAGGCTAAAGGAAGTTCTCCAGGCCCTGCTGCAGGCCCACCCTTACGAAGAGGTAGCCTACGACCTCTACCCCCTGGCCAATGAAGGCCCGGCCCGGGGTATCGGCCGCCTAGGAGTCTTACCCCAGGCCGTGTCCCTGGAGGAATTTGCCCGGCAGGTCAAGGAACGCCTGGGGGCAGCCCGGGTCAACGTGGTGGGGGACAGGGAACGCAAGGTGAAGAAGGTGGCCGCCTGCGGCGGCGCCGGTAGCGACGTCATGACCACCGCCCGGGCTGCCGGGGCCGACGTCCTGGTCACCGGGGATTTAAAATTCCACGAAGCCCAGGCCGCCGCCGGTATAGACCTGGCGGTAATCGACGCCGGCCACTTCGCCACCGAGAGGATCATCGTGCCGGCCCTGGTGACCTACCTGCAGGAACAATTACAGGAGCGCGAAGTCATGGTCCTGGCCTCCCAGAAAGAGCAGGAACCCTGGTACGTACTCTAA
- a CDS encoding zinc ribbon domain-containing protein produces MGLSKLWELQEMQLRLQELQRQLQASGLARELKREKQRLETCQETVRARMQEREELRRQIASLERACQDLAARKKQLEGKLYSGETSNPKELNNIQHKIDTTAGELAREEERAMELALQQEQLEEWLKENVSKLQAGKAAYREKLDQYRTWREGLQQEMDVLAVNAARLEGEIDSKLLALYSDLQRRLGTKVLARVVKGTCSGCHLVVPPVLLREARAGKFIYCESCGRLLLP; encoded by the coding sequence ATGGGTCTCAGCAAGCTGTGGGAGTTACAGGAAATGCAGCTCCGCCTCCAGGAACTGCAGCGCCAGCTGCAGGCATCCGGCCTGGCCCGGGAGCTGAAAAGGGAAAAGCAGCGCCTGGAAACCTGCCAGGAAACAGTGCGGGCGCGAATGCAGGAACGGGAAGAATTAAGGCGGCAGATAGCTAGCCTGGAAAGGGCCTGCCAGGACCTGGCGGCCAGGAAGAAGCAGCTGGAAGGCAAACTCTACAGCGGCGAGACCAGCAACCCCAAAGAATTAAACAACATTCAACATAAAATAGATACCACCGCCGGCGAGCTGGCCCGGGAAGAAGAAAGGGCCATGGAGCTGGCCCTGCAGCAGGAGCAGCTTGAAGAATGGCTAAAGGAAAATGTTAGTAAGCTCCAGGCCGGGAAGGCCGCCTACAGGGAGAAATTGGACCAGTACCGCACCTGGCGCGAAGGCCTGCAGCAGGAGATGGACGTCCTGGCGGTCAACGCCGCCCGGCTGGAAGGGGAGATCGACTCCAAACTGCTTGCCCTCTACAGCGACCTGCAGCGCCGCCTGGGGACAAAGGTCCTGGCCCGGGTAGTCAAGGGGACCTGCAGCGGCTGCCACCTGGTCGTCCCGCCCGTCCTCCTGCGGGAAGCCCGTGCCGGTAAATTTATTTACTGCGAAAGCTGCGGCCGGTTATTGCTGCCGTGA
- a CDS encoding type II toxin-antitoxin system HicB family antitoxin: MKDLSYYLNLDYPFIVKPLPQEEGGGYVVEYPDLPNCIGTGDTIQEAISMAMDARKCWIEASLEEGLPVPEPSIQRDPLAEYSGRFPLRMPKSLHKMILENAKKEGVSANQYLIHLISLSIGKTAKG, translated from the coding sequence ATGAAAGATTTATCTTATTATCTTAACCTTGATTATCCCTTTATAGTCAAGCCCCTTCCTCAAGAAGAAGGGGGCGGTTATGTTGTAGAATATCCTGATCTACCGAATTGTATAGGAACTGGGGATACTATACAAGAAGCTATTAGTATGGCTATGGATGCAAGAAAGTGCTGGATCGAGGCCAGTTTAGAAGAAGGGTTACCCGTTCCAGAACCTAGCATCCAAAGGGATCCCCTGGCTGAATATAGTGGGCGCTTTCCCCTGCGTATGCCTAAAAGCCTTCACAAGATGATATTAGAAAACGCAAAAAAGGAAGGCGTAAGCGCCAACCAGTATTTAATTCATTTGATAAGTTTAAGTATCGGCAAGACGGCAAAAGGCTAA